In Mycolicibacterium nivoides, the DNA window GTCCTACTACGTCATCGTCGCCAGTGCGGGACACGACACCACCAAGGACGCGATCTCCGGCGGACTGCACGCGCTGATCGAGAACCCGGACCAGTTGGCCAGGCTGAAGGCGCAACCGGACTTGATGGGCACGGCGGTCGAGGAGATGATCCGGTGGTCCACCCCGGTCAAAGAGTTCATGCGCACCGCCACGGCCGACACCACCGTGCGCGGCGTACCGATCGCCAAGGGCGACTCCGTCTACCTGGCCTACGTTTCCGGCAACCGTGACGAGGACGTGTTCGACGACCCGCACCGCTTCGACGTCGGTCGGGATCCGAACAAGCACCTTGCGTTCGGATACGGCGTGCACTTCTGCCTCGGCGCGGCCCTGGCCCGGATGGAGATGAACAGCTTGTTCACCGAGCTGCTCGGCCGGCTGGACTCCATCGAATTGGCGGGGACGCCAGAGCTTTCCGCAACCACGTTCGTCGGCGGCCTCAAGCACCTGCCGATTCGCTACTCGCTGCGCTGAACGTCCGGCGCGGGTCTGCGGTGGGTGGCGAGAAAGCCGTCCACCGCGGCCCGCACGCACGCGGCGTAGTCGAACTCCGCCAACGTGCTGAGCTTGCCCAGCACGATCGGGCCCAGCAGTAGGGCGGCGGCCTGCGTGCGATCCACCTCGCCGAGCTCGGCAATGGCCTCGGGGCTGTCGAAGATCGCTTCGAACGGCACCGCATAGTGCTCGGCCACCCGCTCACGAAGGGTCCGCACCTCGGCGCTGTCGCCCGAACGCCAGGGCAGTTGCTCCATGTCGCCGCCCAGCGCCAGCCATGACATCGCGGTGATACTGATCGGCGCCTCGGCGATCGAGTCGGCCTGCGCCTGAACCAGCGCGATCAGCCGGTCGCGCAGCGTGCCCTCCTCCGGCGGCATCGGCGCTGCCGGGATGAGGGCGCGAAATGCCGCTGCCAGCAAGTCGTTTCCGCTCGGAAAGTGCCGGTACAACGTCGCCCTGGCCACGTTGGCGGCCCGGGTCACCGCGTCGACGGTGACCGCACTGGGCCCGCCCGACCGCAACAGCGCCGTCGCCGCCTCCAGCAGCCGGGCCCGGGATCGGGCCGGGCGCGGGTCACCGCTCTCCGGTGTCATTCGCCGTCACACCTCCAAAAAACAGACTTACCGTCTCGCTCCAAGACTGCTAGTCTCAAAACTCTGCCGACGAAGGAGGGCACAGCATGTCCGCCACCCTCGTCGAGTCCAGCCAGGATATCGACCCGGGCATGGCCTATCTGTCGATCCGGCAGCGGTACTGGCTGCTCACGGTGGCCTGCATGGACGTCTCCATCGTGATCGCATCGATGGTGGCGCTGAATGCCGCGCTGCCCGACATAGCCCGCCAGACCGCGGCCACCCAAGCCCAACTCACCTGGGTGGTCGACGGATACACCCTGGTGCTGGCGTGCCTGCTGCTGCCGGCCGGGGCAATCGGCGACCGCTATGGCCGACGCGGCGCCCTGCTGACGGGGCTCGCCGTGTTCGTCCTGGCCTCGGTGGCACCGATGATGTTCGACGACCCGGTCCACCTGATCGTCGCACGTGCGGTCGCCGGAGCCGGCGCGGCCTTCATCATGCCGGCCACCCTGTCACTGTTGACGGCAGCGGTACCGAAATCCGAGCGCAACAAGGCAATTGGGATCTGGGCTGGCGTCGTCGGATCGGGGGCCGTGTTCGGATTCCTGATCACCGGTGGGCTGCTGCACTTCTGGGGATGGCAGTCCATCTTCGCGACCTTCGCGATCGCCGGAGCGGGGTTGTTCATCCTGACCTGCACCGTGCGCTCCTCGCGGGACGCGGACGCCGCACCGCTGGACTGGATCGGCGCGATCCTGATCGGCGCTGCAGTGGCGGTGTTCGTGCTCGGGGTGGTCGAGGCTCCGGTGCGCGGTTGGACGCACCCGTTCGTGTGGGGTTGCATGACGGGCGGCGTCGCCCTGGCCGCCGCATTCGCCGTCGTGCAACTCAACCGCCGACACCCACTGCTGGATATCCGACTGTTCAGAAAACCCGATTTCGCCACCGGGGCGGTGGGCGTGACATTCCTGTTCTTCGCGAACTTCGGCTACTTCTTCGTCAGCATGCAGTACATCCAGCTGGTCATGGGCTACAGCCCGATCCAAACCGCAATCGCCCTGTGCCCGTTGATGCTTCCCGTGCTGGCCCTCGGCGCCACCACACACTGGTACCTGCCCCGGCTGGGCCTGCGACTGTGCGTGTCGATGGGCCTGCTGGTGATCGCGGCGGGGCTGATGTGTATGCGCCTGCTCGAGCTCGACTCCGGCTACCTCGACTTCACCTGGCCGCTAATCATCATCAGCACCGGCATCGGCCTGTGCACCGCGCCGACGACATCGGCCATCATGGGAGCCGTTCCGGACGAGAAGCAGGGGGTGGCCTCCGCGGTCAACGACACCACCCGGGAGGTCGGCGCCGCCCTCGGCATCGCGGTGGCCGGCTCGATCCTGGCCGCCAACTACCAGAATCACCTGGGGCCCAAGCTGACCGGACTGCCCGCCGAGGTGCGCGAGCCAATCCTGAGCTCATTGGCCGAAGCCCTCGCCGTGGCCGCGCAGTCGGGTCCGCAAGGAACAGCCATCGCCGAGTTGGCCAAACAGGCGTTCCTGGATGCGACGAATTCGGCGCTGCTCGTGATGGCGGTGGTGCTGGGAGTGGCCGCGGCGTTCGTCGGCATCTGGGCGCCCGGCCGCGACAGTCGGCAGCTACCCGTCATCCGGCGGCTCAGATCGAGAGGAACTCCGCGGCCCGATGACCGATCATGGCAATGGTCGCGTGCGGGCCGCGGCTGGTGATGGCGGGCATGATCGACCCGTCCACGACCCACAGGCCCTCGACCCCCAGCACCCGGCAGGTCGGATCGAGTACCGCGTCGGGCCCGGTTCCCATCGGCGCGGTGCCGGCCAGATGCTGCGACGTCGACCAGAACGCGTCACCGACTTCAGCTGTGTGACTGACCAATTCACGAGCCAGCTCGGCACCCCGGCGCAGCGCGTCGACGTCCTCGGCCACGGTGTCGTACCGGTGCTCGATCACCGGTGCCACCGCCGGATCCACCGAGGCCAACCGGACCCGGCCGCGGGAGTGCGGTCGCATCAGCGCCACACCGAGGTGTGGAAGCTCGGCGGGATCATGTCCAGGTCCGTGCACCATGGCGGCGAAACCCGCAGTGTAGGGGCGCACCTCGATACCCTCGGCCGTGGTGAGAACGGCCTCCAACGGCGGCAGGTCATGGGTCGGCACCCAGGAGACCGGGAGCACCCACTCCGGATGATCCACGGTGCGCATTCCGACAGGCAGGCCGGCCACCACCTCGACGCCGAGCGCCTCAAGGTCGGCCGGTGGCCCGACACCCGACAGCAGCAACAGATGAGCAGATCCAATCGCACCGGAACACAGCACAATTCGATCAGAATGCAGAACCGCACCGTCATCGCAGCGCACCCCGACGGCGCGGTTCTCGCGGAACAACACCTGATGAACTCGCGTGTCGGTCAGCACCTCCAGATTGGGCCGCTCCAGCGCCGGCTTCAGATAGGCACCCCCTGGCCCAACCCTGTTGCGGCCGTTGATATTCAACGGAACCGCACCAACGCCGGCGGGCAGCACCGCGCCCACATCCGAGCCGTTCAGGTCATCGATCCAGCCGAACCCCGACCGGGTTGCGGCGTTGACGAATGATGCTGTGCAACCGTCGAATTCGCGCACCCGACGCACCGTGATCGGACCACTGTCGCCATGGAGCGCGGTGCTGAAATCCAGGTCGGTCTCGATGGCACGGAAATGCGGCAGCACATCCTGCCAGCCCCAGCCCGGCACCGCCCAGGTGTCGAAGTCGG includes these proteins:
- a CDS encoding TetR/AcrR family transcriptional regulator is translated as MTPESGDPRPARSRARLLEAATALLRSGGPSAVTVDAVTRAANVARATLYRHFPSGNDLLAAAFRALIPAAPMPPEEGTLRDRLIALVQAQADSIAEAPISITAMSWLALGGDMEQLPWRSGDSAEVRTLRERVAEHYAVPFEAIFDSPEAIAELGEVDRTQAAALLLGPIVLGKLSTLAEFDYAACVRAAVDGFLATHRRPAPDVQRSE
- a CDS encoding MFS transporter — encoded protein: MSATLVESSQDIDPGMAYLSIRQRYWLLTVACMDVSIVIASMVALNAALPDIARQTAATQAQLTWVVDGYTLVLACLLLPAGAIGDRYGRRGALLTGLAVFVLASVAPMMFDDPVHLIVARAVAGAGAAFIMPATLSLLTAAVPKSERNKAIGIWAGVVGSGAVFGFLITGGLLHFWGWQSIFATFAIAGAGLFILTCTVRSSRDADAAPLDWIGAILIGAAVAVFVLGVVEAPVRGWTHPFVWGCMTGGVALAAAFAVVQLNRRHPLLDIRLFRKPDFATGAVGVTFLFFANFGYFFVSMQYIQLVMGYSPIQTAIALCPLMLPVLALGATTHWYLPRLGLRLCVSMGLLVIAAGLMCMRLLELDSGYLDFTWPLIIISTGIGLCTAPTTSAIMGAVPDEKQGVASAVNDTTREVGAALGIAVAGSILAANYQNHLGPKLTGLPAEVREPILSSLAEALAVAAQSGPQGTAIAELAKQAFLDATNSALLVMAVVLGVAAAFVGIWAPGRDSRQLPVIRRLRSRGTPRPDDRSWQWSRAGRGW
- the mftG gene encoding mycofactocin dehydrogenase MftG, translating into MSDVLIIGAGSAGSILAERLSSDPGCTVTVVEAGPAPSDPRVEAQITDGLRLPIGAASSVVRHYPSVLTENPPRHTEIIRGSVVGGSGAVNGGYFCRGLPTDFDTWAVPGWGWQDVLPHFRAIETDLDFSTALHGDSGPITVRRVREFDGCTASFVNAATRSGFGWIDDLNGSDVGAVLPAGVGAVPLNINGRNRVGPGGAYLKPALERPNLEVLTDTRVHQVLFRENRAVGVRCDDGAVLHSDRIVLCSGAIGSAHLLLLSGVGPPADLEALGVEVVAGLPVGMRTVDHPEWVLPVSWVPTHDLPPLEAVLTTAEGIEVRPYTAGFAAMVHGPGHDPAELPHLGVALMRPHSRGRVRLASVDPAVAPVIEHRYDTVAEDVDALRRGAELARELVSHTAEVGDAFWSTSQHLAGTAPMGTGPDAVLDPTCRVLGVEGLWVVDGSIMPAITSRGPHATIAMIGHRAAEFLSI